The DNA sequence CGACCTCGACGAAATGGTCTTCGAGGATCGGGAACGCGGCTATGGGGCCTATGTCCTGCGCAAAAAGTATCCTCGACACCTCATGATCGGCACCGGAATCATCTCCATGCTGGCATTGTCTTTCACGTTTGGGCCGCTCTTGGCCAAGGACGCGGAAGAAGTGAAAACCACAGCTCCTCCGAATATCGTCTGTACGTTCAACAAATTTGCCAAGCCACCTGCGATCAACAAAGAGCTCCCTGAACCGGAGCGGATTCCCGAGTTGAAACCCCCCAAGATCCGTACGGAGGAGTTTCGGATTCCCGATCCGACACCAGAATCAGATCTCGATCCCGAGGAAGATCCCACCATCACTGATATCGAAACCTTGGCGGAAGCACCCGCAATCGGTTTTGAAGCCCAAGAGGGAAGTGAGACGGGGTTCGTTTGGGGAGATCTGGATGGGACGGACACCGAGATCCCTGAGGTGATTGTCGACAGCGAGCCTGATCCTCAGGC is a window from the Pontibacter sp. G13 genome containing:
- a CDS encoding TonB family protein; this encodes MSQHKLLADLDEMVFEDRERGYGAYVLRKKYPRHLMIGTGIISMLALSFTFGPLLAKDAEEVKTTAPPNIVCTFNKFAKPPAINKELPEPERIPELKPPKIRTEEFRIPDPTPESDLDPEEDPTITDIETLAEAPAIGFEAQEGSETGFVWGDLDGTDTEIPEVIVDSEPDPQAFIFADEEPIPVNMDEVKQLVGYPPIAKDAGIQGAVVIRVLVDKKGKYKKHIVINSAHPILAKAVEKRIEVLNFSPAIQGGKPIQFWVNIPFTFHLMN